Proteins from a genomic interval of Neisseria arctica:
- a CDS encoding FxsA family protein, translating to MRFFGIGFLVLIFLEIMSIVWVADWLGGGLTLLLMIASFFAGIFMLRNTGVSGILMAGSAIRSGGDVSLYQLLWPIRYTVAAVLLMSPGFVSLLIALILLLPIKGQPIAQMNGTIFTNTQNPFQRPRRPDDEDIIEGEYTVDGNNRTNHPHIEHKNNDFK from the coding sequence ATGCGCTTTTTCGGTATCGGCTTTTTGGTGCTGATTTTTTTAGAAATCATGTCTATCGTTTGGGTGGCAGACTGGCTGGGCGGCGGATTAACCCTGCTGCTGATGATTGCCAGTTTTTTTGCAGGTATCTTTATGCTGAGAAATACCGGCGTGTCCGGCATACTAATGGCCGGTTCTGCCATACGCAGCGGCGGCGATGTTTCGCTCTACCAACTGCTGTGGCCTATCCGTTATACTGTTGCCGCCGTGTTGTTGATGAGCCCCGGTTTCGTTTCTCTGCTAATTGCCCTGATTTTATTGTTACCTATTAAGGGACAACCGATTGCACAAATGAACGGTACAATATTCACAAATACACAGAATCCCTTCCAACGCCCCCGCCGCCCGGACGACGAAGACATTATCGAAGGCGAATATACGGTAGACGGCAACAACCGCACAAACCACCCGCACATTGAGCATAAAAACAATGATTTCAAATAA
- a CDS encoding peptidoglycan DD-metalloendopeptidase family protein has product MKNSLLSVLKSGLSTALIIVTAACASGTSSGPVPEGYYRVQSGDTLYRIGQRFGQSVNTLSAWNNLRNPSQIEVGQVLRVRAKVGAGAARTLEPVNRLRLQWPVDGGSSNILSRYNGSTNKGIDIGGSLGTPVKAAAEGKVLYAGEGVRGYGKLILITHNSNTLTAYAHNDRLNVQKDQTVRAGQIIARMGSSDSDRVKLHFEVRIKGKAVDPMPYLNR; this is encoded by the coding sequence ATGAAAAATTCTTTGTTATCTGTTTTGAAGAGCGGTTTATCAACCGCTCTTATCATCGTTACTGCGGCTTGCGCCAGTGGTACTTCTTCAGGCCCTGTTCCTGAAGGGTATTATCGGGTTCAATCGGGCGATACGCTTTACCGTATCGGTCAGAGGTTTGGGCAAAGTGTTAATACGCTTAGTGCTTGGAACAATTTACGCAACCCTTCGCAAATCGAAGTGGGGCAGGTTTTACGTGTGCGTGCCAAAGTAGGGGCAGGAGCCGCCCGTACGCTAGAGCCAGTGAACCGCTTGCGTTTGCAATGGCCAGTTGACGGAGGAAGCAGCAATATTCTCAGCCGTTACAATGGTTCGACCAATAAGGGCATCGATATCGGCGGCAGTCTTGGTACACCGGTGAAAGCGGCGGCAGAAGGTAAGGTCCTGTATGCCGGAGAAGGTGTGCGCGGATATGGTAAGTTGATTCTGATTACGCATAACAGCAATACGCTGACGGCGTATGCCCACAACGATAGATTGAATGTGCAAAAAGACCAAACGGTACGCGCCGGACAAATAATTGCGCGTATGGGCAGTAGTGACAGTGATCGGGTGAAACTGCATTTCGAAGTAAGAATTAAGGGCAAGGCGGTTGATCCTATGCCTTATTTAAACCGTTAA